CCCGCCAGCGCGGCCCGCATGCGTTCCAGGGCCGCCAGGACGCCCGGCGTGTTCCCCTCCAGCGCCTGCGTCACCACGCCCACCCGCAGCGGCCGTTCCGGCAGTCCGGCCCGCAGCGCGTCCCGGAAGCCGGTGGGCGCGTCCAGACTCGTCGCGTCGAGCGGATCATGACCTGCGATCACGTCCATCACGAGCGCCAGGTCCGCCGCACTCCGCGCGAAGGGCCCCACCTGATCGAGACTGCTCGCGTGCGCCACCAGCCCGTACCGGCTCACGCGGCCGTAGGTGGGCTTGAACCCGTACACGCCCGTGAACGCCGCCGGCTGCCGCACCGACCCGCCCGTGTCGGACCCCAGGCTGATCGGCACGAAGCCTGCCGCGACCGACACGGCACTCCCGCCCGACGTGCCGCCCGGCACGCGCACCGTGTCCCAGGGGTTCAGGGTCGGGCCGAAGGCACTCGTCTCGGTGCTGCTCCCCATCGCGAACTCGTCCATGTTGGCCTTGCCGACCACCACCGCGCCTGCCGCGAGAAGCCGCTGCACGCTCGTGGCGGTGTAGGGACTCACGTAGGCCTGAAGCATGCGGCTCCCGCAGGTGGTGGCCGTGCCGCGCAGGTTCAGGTTGTCCTTGATGACGACCGGCACGCCCGCCAGCGGCAGGCTCTCCCCGGCCTCCACGCGGGCCGCGACCTGCTGCGCCTGCTCCTGCGCGAGCGGGTTGAGGCTGATGAGGGCGTTCAGGGACCGCTGCGCCTCGGCGCGCTCCACGGCCGACGCGAGCGCCTGCTGCGGCGTCACCTCGCCGCGCGACACCTGCTCGGCGAGACGCGCGGCCGAGGACTGGACTGGACTGGACTGGGAAGCTTCCGGCAGTGACATGCAGACATGGTAACGGCCCCGCCCACCGCCGGAACCGGCCTATACAGACGGCCCGCCCGGACCGGACCCGGCACGCGGGACAGAGGGCGCTTCAGCCGGCCGGTTGGACGAGGACCGCGTCACCCACATGCAGACGCGTCCGCACAAGCAGTTCCGGCGGCAGCATCAGTTGCGTGCCCGCCGTGGACCCCACCGTGACCGGCAGGGTATGCACCACGTTCTGCGGGTCGCGCAGCGCGATGTGCGAGAAGTGCCGACCCAGGTCCTCGCGCCAGCGGCGGATGATCGTCTCGTCCACCACTGCCACGCCCTTCACCTGCCGCGTCACGGCGACCGTCAGGCGAGCCACCCGCGACTTGCGCGCCACCAGCAACCCCAGCCGCGCCAGGCGGGACAGCATCTCCAGCGCCTCCGGGTTCCGCGCGAGTTCCCGCAGCGGCGTGCCCGTCTCCACCTCACGCAGGACGCGTTCCTGCGACAGGCTCCACGGCATGCGCGCCACGCGTTCCGGCGACGTGATCTTGCCCGGACCCTGCAGCAGCAGTTCAGGCGTCGGCAGCTCCGACAGCGCCTCCATCGCCAGCGAATCCATGTCGGTGTCGAGGTGCGGGTCCGGATGCACCTGCCCCTCGTCGAAATTGAAACGCCCACGCGGGTCGGCCAGCAGCGCCGAGAGGGCCGACACGTCCCGCAGCACCCCGAACTCCACGTGCATCACGCGGCCGTCCTGCAGCCACGCCTGGAATTCCTGATCGCGGTACACCCGCAGGACACCGGTCCGGCGACTCTCCGCGAGCATGTACAGCAGCTCCAGGAAGTCAAAGGTTTCGAGGCTGGATGTGGAACGGGTCATGGATGCAGGGAGGACAGAACAACGGAAGCACGGCAGGAAAGACGAGAACAACTTGACATCGAACGACAGTCTAGACGCACGCGGGCACCGGAACGAAACCGGGCGCTCCGCAGGCGGACAGGTCCATCAGACACCAGCGGACCTGACACGCTTCTCACAACCCGGCCCACCACCGGCCCGGACGCGTCAGCCGCGCAGCAGGCCGCTGAAGTTCTCGGCGTCCAGTTCCGGCAGCTCCGACAGGCTGTTCAGCCCGAACTCGATCAGGAAACGCGCCGTCGTCGCGTACAGCAGCGGCTGACCCACCGCCGGAGAACGGCCCGCCACGCGCACCAGTTCCCGCTCCTGCAGGGTCAGCACGGTGCTCGCCGACCCGCCGCGCATCGCCTCGATCTCGGCGCGCGTGACCGGCTGCCGGTACGCGATGATCGCCAGCACCTCCAGCGCCGCGCCCGACAGGGACGGCAGGGCGGGCGGCGCCATGATCGGCGACAGCAGCGCCGCCCGCTCCGGCGGCACGACCAGCCGGTACCCGCCCCCCACCGCCTCCACCCGGAAGCCCGCCCCCAGGTGCTGCAGCGCCGCGTCGTACCGCGCCACGAGCGCCTCCACGCCAGCCGCGTCCAGTCCCAGCAGCGAAACGAGTTCCGGCAGGGTGAGCGGACGCCCCGCCGCCAGGAGCGCTGCGCCGAGCAGTTCGCGCACCTGCCGCTCCGCCGTGTTCAGCCCGGAGGGCGCAGCCACCGGCTCCAGGGTCAAGGCAGCACCGCCAGCACCTCGGCGAGCGACACGGCCCCCACCCGCACCACCGTCCTCGTCCGCAGATCGAAGACCGTACTCGCCTCGCCCGACACCACCGCCCCGCCCGGCCCGTCCGGCAGCAGCACGTCCGCCAGCCCGTACCGCTCCGCTTCCGGCAACGTCCGCGCGGACGGCAGGCCACTCG
This region of Deinococcus aquiradiocola genomic DNA includes:
- the gatA gene encoding Asp-tRNA(Asn)/Glu-tRNA(Gln) amidotransferase subunit GatA; translated protein: MSLPEASQSSPVQSSAARLAEQVSRGEVTPQQALASAVERAEAQRSLNALISLNPLAQEQAQQVAARVEAGESLPLAGVPVVIKDNLNLRGTATTCGSRMLQAYVSPYTATSVQRLLAAGAVVVGKANMDEFAMGSSTETSAFGPTLNPWDTVRVPGGTSGGSAVSVAAGFVPISLGSDTGGSVRQPAAFTGVYGFKPTYGRVSRYGLVAHASSLDQVGPFARSAADLALVMDVIAGHDPLDATSLDAPTGFRDALRAGLPERPLRVGVVTQALEGNTPGVLAALERMRAALAGLGAQVEEVSLPGTEYAVAAYYLISTPEASSNLARYDGMAYGARAAAGDVNASMAAARAAGFGPEVKRRILMGTYALSSGYYDAYYSKAMRVRQLISQEFASAFERFDVLVTPTSPFPAFRFGERSGDPLAMYAADVDTVAISLAGVPALSVPMGTETVDGVALPVGIQLIAPTLHDARLIMLAAALEARGDVHLERPPLA
- a CDS encoding DUF4388 domain-containing protein — its product is MTRSTSSLETFDFLELLYMLAESRRTGVLRVYRDQEFQAWLQDGRVMHVEFGVLRDVSALSALLADPRGRFNFDEGQVHPDPHLDTDMDSLAMEALSELPTPELLLQGPGKITSPERVARMPWSLSQERVLREVETGTPLRELARNPEALEMLSRLARLGLLVARKSRVARLTVAVTRQVKGVAVVDETIIRRWREDLGRHFSHIALRDPQNVVHTLPVTVGSTAGTQLMLPPELLVRTRLHVGDAVLVQPAG
- the scpB gene encoding SMC-Scp complex subunit ScpB; the encoded protein is MAAPSGLNTAERQVRELLGAALLAAGRPLTLPELVSLLGLDAAGVEALVARYDAALQHLGAGFRVEAVGGGYRLVVPPERAALLSPIMAPPALPSLSGAALEVLAIIAYRQPVTRAEIEAMRGGSASTVLTLQERELVRVAGRSPAVGQPLLYATTARFLIEFGLNSLSELPELDAENFSGLLRG